Proteins found in one Polyangiaceae bacterium genomic segment:
- the acs gene encoding acetate--CoA ligase, whose protein sequence is MNEKAIGTFSAENRRFEPSEAFRSKARISSLEEYQRLHRESLEAPAEFWRRETSELVFKKPWTVVSEGQLPHVKWFVDAELNITESCLDRHLATQRKDKPAIVWESEPGEVRTLTYGQLHEQTVAFAAALRALGVSKGDRVAIYMGMVPEVVVGMLACARVGAPHSVVFGGFAAESLRDRINDCGAKVVLTQDGAWRRGQVVPLKQTVDAAVAEAPSVEKVVVLRHLGEAHAPIEWNAARDVDWKEAVAAADPAQGGAETVEAEHPLFILYTSGSTGKPKGVLHTTAGYLAGTYVTSKYVFDLQDDDVYWCTADVGWVTGHSYIVYGPLANGATCVMYEGAPNFPDWGRFWQLIDKHRVSILYTAPTAIRAFIRAGDQWPKSADLSSLRLLGTVGEPINPEAWVWYYDTIGKGRCPIVDTWWQTETGAIMITTLPGAATMKPGSAGLPFFGVRPEVVTGDGKAVGAGEAGLLVVRQSWPSQLRTVYGDDARYVAQYFSELPGNYFTGDGAHCDENGYFTVVGRIDDVLNVSGHRIGTAEIESALVAHKAVAEAAAVGRPDDLKGQALVVFVTLKPGHQAGDALKQELRAHVGKEIGKFAAPDDVRFAEGLPKTRSGKIMRRLLKDVAAGRQAQGDISTLEDLNVLAKLASDE, encoded by the coding sequence ATGAACGAGAAGGCCATTGGCACTTTTTCTGCCGAAAATCGCCGCTTCGAGCCCAGTGAGGCCTTCCGGAGCAAGGCGCGCATTTCGAGCCTGGAGGAGTACCAACGCCTGCATCGCGAGAGCCTCGAAGCGCCGGCGGAGTTTTGGAGGCGCGAGACGTCGGAGCTGGTGTTCAAGAAGCCTTGGACCGTCGTCAGTGAGGGACAGCTACCGCACGTGAAGTGGTTCGTCGACGCCGAGCTCAACATCACCGAGTCGTGTCTGGACCGCCACTTGGCGACGCAGCGCAAAGACAAGCCCGCGATCGTGTGGGAGAGCGAGCCGGGCGAGGTGCGCACGCTCACCTATGGACAGCTGCACGAACAGACCGTGGCCTTCGCCGCCGCCTTGCGCGCCCTGGGCGTGAGCAAGGGCGACCGCGTCGCGATCTACATGGGCATGGTGCCCGAGGTCGTCGTGGGCATGCTGGCCTGCGCGCGGGTTGGCGCGCCCCACAGCGTCGTGTTCGGCGGCTTCGCGGCGGAGAGCCTGCGTGACCGCATCAACGATTGCGGCGCCAAGGTCGTGTTGACCCAAGACGGCGCCTGGCGTCGAGGCCAGGTCGTGCCGCTGAAGCAAACCGTGGACGCCGCCGTGGCCGAAGCGCCCTCGGTCGAAAAGGTCGTGGTGCTCAGGCACTTGGGCGAGGCGCACGCGCCGATCGAGTGGAACGCAGCGCGCGACGTGGATTGGAAAGAAGCCGTCGCTGCGGCGGATCCTGCACAGGGCGGCGCCGAAACCGTCGAGGCCGAGCACCCCTTGTTCATCCTCTACACCTCGGGATCGACCGGGAAGCCCAAGGGCGTGCTGCACACCACCGCGGGCTACCTGGCGGGGACCTACGTCACCAGCAAGTACGTCTTCGACCTGCAAGACGACGACGTGTACTGGTGCACCGCCGACGTCGGCTGGGTCACAGGGCACAGCTACATCGTGTACGGACCGCTGGCGAACGGCGCGACCTGCGTGATGTACGAGGGCGCACCGAACTTTCCGGACTGGGGACGCTTTTGGCAGCTCATCGACAAGCACCGAGTCAGCATCCTCTACACCGCACCGACGGCGATCCGCGCCTTCATCCGCGCCGGAGACCAGTGGCCGAAGTCCGCCGATCTCTCCAGCCTGCGGCTACTCGGCACGGTGGGAGAGCCGATCAATCCCGAAGCCTGGGTCTGGTACTACGACACCATCGGCAAGGGCCGCTGCCCCATCGTCGACACTTGGTGGCAAACGGAAACCGGCGCGATCATGATCACCACGCTGCCCGGCGCGGCCACCATGAAGCCCGGCTCGGCGGGGCTGCCCTTCTTCGGTGTACGGCCGGAAGTGGTGACCGGCGACGGAAAAGCCGTGGGCGCCGGCGAGGCCGGCCTGCTCGTGGTGCGCCAGAGCTGGCCGAGCCAGCTGCGCACGGTGTACGGCGACGACGCGCGCTACGTGGCGCAGTACTTCTCCGAGTTGCCCGGCAACTACTTCACCGGCGACGGCGCGCACTGCGACGAAAACGGCTACTTCACGGTGGTGGGGCGCATCGACGACGTGCTGAACGTCTCGGGACATCGCATTGGCACTGCGGAAATCGAGAGCGCCCTCGTCGCACACAAGGCCGTGGCCGAGGCCGCCGCGGTGGGACGCCCCGACGACCTGAAGGGTCAAGCCCTGGTGGTCTTCGTCACCCTCAAGCCGGGACACCAAGCTGGGGACGCGTTGAAGCAAGAACTCCGCGCCCACGTCGGCAAGGAGATCGGCAAGTTCGCCGCGCCCGACGACGTGCGCTTCGCCGAGGGACTACCGAAGACACGCAGCGGCAAGATCATGCGCCGCCTGCTCAAAGACGTCGCCGCGGGGCGCCAAGCTCAGGGCGACATCTCGACGCTGGAAGACCTGAACGTGCTGGCCAAGCTCGCGAGCGACGAGTGA
- a CDS encoding S1 RNA-binding domain-containing protein, translating into MTPESEGPTVPSEPAASELGAAAPEAPEVVSEAASSPEQASAEAETVGSTEVAAAASESVDPASADATPASTEDTSDAASNPESGSDSDAASVAHEGDAATGESGVGAEGGAAANEGGDGAEAGPPTGDKKKKKKRNRKKRRGTKPGEATRPASERAPFHVGEEVFGKVTAVLDEAIMVDLGGKALAIFDRQEMETDDLVPEVGDRFVARVHNDGARGGLVVLTRKPLREEEIKPVVEAASTSGDLIKGLVTGVIKGGVEVDVAGLRAFAPASGMDLHPNQANFAALLGQRMEFKVVQYKSQGRDVVVTRRPMLEAEAHERRKHALTLLTEGQVVKGVVRTVVEWGAFVALPEAENLEGLVHISEASHDHRAVLADLMKPGDAIEVQITKIDEKGKIWLSRKALIEDPWAEAKAKYSPGSRHTGKVVRLEDFGAFITLEQGVDGLIHVADLAFDRVEHPSKLLTEGQDVEVVVHHFDNKYKRIALHPAPPPERAEEPQQKVARNASIQVEVVKAESAGVVVRVLGVTGRAARGFIPAGQTGTSRGTDLRKHFRAGARLEVKVIDVDPRRGEPKLSIRALKDDEEKKAHREYRKQLQKEGGFGTLGDLLRQRLSGDDS; encoded by the coding sequence ATGACTCCCGAATCCGAAGGGCCCACCGTGCCCAGTGAACCCGCCGCGAGCGAGCTCGGCGCGGCTGCGCCCGAAGCCCCTGAGGTCGTCAGCGAAGCGGCAAGCTCACCTGAGCAAGCGAGTGCCGAAGCCGAGACGGTCGGGAGCACCGAGGTTGCAGCGGCCGCGAGCGAAAGTGTCGATCCCGCGTCGGCGGACGCCACGCCAGCATCGACCGAGGACACCAGCGACGCGGCATCCAATCCCGAGTCGGGCTCGGATTCCGACGCGGCGTCGGTTGCTCACGAAGGCGACGCGGCGACGGGCGAAAGCGGAGTCGGCGCCGAGGGCGGCGCTGCTGCGAACGAAGGCGGAGACGGCGCAGAAGCCGGTCCGCCAACCGGCGACAAGAAGAAGAAGAAGAAGCGCAATCGCAAGAAGCGACGCGGCACCAAGCCTGGCGAAGCGACTCGTCCCGCAAGCGAGCGGGCGCCCTTCCACGTCGGCGAAGAGGTGTTCGGCAAAGTCACCGCCGTCTTGGACGAGGCGATCATGGTGGATCTGGGCGGCAAAGCCTTGGCCATCTTCGACCGCCAGGAGATGGAGACCGACGACCTCGTACCGGAGGTCGGCGACCGATTCGTCGCTCGCGTGCACAACGACGGCGCCCGCGGCGGCCTGGTGGTGCTCACGCGCAAGCCTCTGCGCGAGGAAGAGATCAAGCCTGTCGTCGAGGCGGCATCGACCAGCGGCGACCTGATCAAGGGTCTGGTCACGGGCGTGATCAAGGGCGGCGTCGAGGTGGACGTGGCCGGCCTGCGGGCCTTCGCTCCGGCGTCGGGGATGGATTTGCATCCCAACCAGGCGAACTTTGCGGCCCTGCTCGGCCAGCGCATGGAGTTCAAGGTCGTCCAGTACAAGAGCCAAGGGCGCGATGTAGTCGTGACTCGTCGGCCCATGCTGGAAGCGGAAGCCCACGAGCGGCGCAAGCATGCGCTGACCCTGCTGACCGAAGGACAAGTGGTGAAGGGCGTCGTGCGCACCGTGGTGGAGTGGGGCGCCTTCGTCGCGCTTCCGGAGGCCGAGAACCTCGAAGGGCTGGTGCACATTTCCGAGGCCAGCCACGACCACCGCGCGGTGCTCGCGGATTTGATGAAGCCCGGAGATGCGATCGAGGTGCAGATCACCAAGATCGACGAGAAGGGGAAGATCTGGCTGAGCCGAAAGGCGCTGATCGAAGACCCCTGGGCTGAGGCCAAGGCCAAGTACAGCCCCGGCTCGCGTCACACGGGCAAGGTCGTTCGCCTGGAGGACTTCGGCGCCTTCATCACGCTCGAGCAGGGCGTGGACGGTCTCATCCACGTGGCAGATCTGGCCTTCGACCGCGTCGAGCACCCCAGCAAGCTGCTGACGGAAGGTCAAGACGTGGAAGTGGTCGTTCACCACTTCGACAACAAGTACAAGCGCATCGCGCTTCATCCCGCCCCGCCGCCCGAGCGCGCCGAGGAACCGCAGCAGAAGGTGGCCCGCAACGCCTCGATTCAGGTCGAGGTGGTGAAGGCGGAGAGCGCTGGCGTGGTGGTGCGCGTGCTGGGTGTCACCGGGCGCGCTGCCCGCGGCTTCATTCCCGCGGGACAGACCGGAACCTCGCGCGGCACGGATCTGCGCAAGCACTTCCGCGCGGGTGCTCGCCTCGAGGTGAAGGTCATCGACGTGGATCCGCGCCGCGGCGAGCCCAAGCTCAGCATCCGCGCGCTGAAGGACGACGAAGAGAAGAAGGCACACCGCGAGTACCGCAAGCAGCTGCAAAAAGAAGGTGGCTTCGGCACCCTCGGCGACCTCCTTCGCCAGCGCCTCTCCGGCGATGACTCCTGA
- a CDS encoding ABC transporter permease yields MNSLGRFLWVPVLLALGSLRRNLVRAALTAFGILIGVAAVTIVVALGEGARDAVTGRIDSLGDNALIVIPQDTSQSGARDDAGLPDLTEADAESLAREAPSVERAAPMIAGFSQVVWRDANRPTQIVGTTRDFLRIRSWTVDNGELWGPSAEAVGDKVCVIGQTVRLEIFGAESPIGEVIRIGRHAFRVIGVLPEKGQSPFGNDQDDIILMPLRTMRAKISPTRPGGVHRILLQGTASTPPSVVQRDATAILRQRHGLAEGVENDFRIRSQEEFRQTQEGILDVLRILLLSIATVSLVVGGIGVMNIMLVSVAERTREIGVRMAIGAREADIRVQFLAEAVLLSLVGGALGAGLAVLVVRALASALSWQMGVSPVALAVALVTSTLVGVLFGFVPAHRAARLDPIFALRRE; encoded by the coding sequence ATGAATAGCCTCGGACGTTTTTTGTGGGTGCCGGTGCTGCTCGCCCTCGGGTCCCTGCGACGCAACCTGGTACGGGCGGCGCTCACGGCATTCGGCATCCTGATTGGCGTGGCTGCGGTCACCATCGTCGTGGCGCTGGGAGAAGGCGCCCGCGACGCGGTCACGGGGCGCATCGACAGCTTGGGCGACAACGCCCTGATCGTGATCCCCCAGGACACGAGCCAGAGCGGTGCGCGCGACGACGCCGGCCTTCCGGATCTGACCGAAGCCGATGCGGAATCCCTCGCGCGGGAGGCGCCGAGCGTCGAGCGCGCCGCGCCGATGATCGCCGGCTTTTCCCAGGTCGTGTGGCGCGACGCCAACCGCCCCACGCAGATCGTGGGTACCACTCGCGACTTCCTTCGCATTCGCAGTTGGACCGTGGACAATGGCGAACTGTGGGGACCGAGCGCCGAGGCCGTAGGCGACAAGGTCTGCGTCATCGGTCAGACCGTGCGCCTGGAGATCTTCGGCGCCGAGAGCCCCATCGGCGAAGTGATCCGCATCGGGCGCCACGCCTTTCGGGTGATCGGCGTGCTGCCGGAGAAGGGGCAGAGCCCCTTTGGCAACGATCAGGACGACATCATCTTGATGCCGCTCCGCACCATGCGCGCGAAGATCTCACCGACGCGGCCGGGCGGTGTGCACCGCATCTTGCTGCAAGGAACCGCGTCGACGCCGCCAAGTGTCGTCCAGCGCGACGCGACGGCGATCCTTCGTCAACGCCACGGCCTGGCTGAAGGCGTGGAGAACGACTTTCGCATTCGCAGTCAGGAGGAGTTCCGTCAGACCCAAGAGGGCATCCTCGACGTCTTGCGGATCCTCTTGCTCAGCATCGCCACGGTGAGCCTCGTGGTCGGTGGCATCGGCGTGATGAACATCATGCTGGTCAGCGTGGCCGAACGAACGCGGGAAATTGGCGTGCGCATGGCCATTGGCGCGCGCGAGGCGGACATCCGCGTGCAGTTCTTGGCAGAAGCAGTGCTGCTCAGCTTGGTGGGTGGCGCACTGGGCGCCGGATTGGCGGTGCTCGTGGTGCGGGCGCTGGCCAGCGCCCTGTCATGGCAGATGGGAGTCTCGCCGGTGGCCCTGGCCGTCGCGCTCGTCACGAGCACACTCGTCGGCGTGCTCTTCGGTTTCGTGCCCGCACACCGCGCCGCACGCCTCGATCCCATCTTCGCGCTACGACGCGAGTAG
- a CDS encoding serine/threonine-protein kinase: MTDAGDIDALLGQTIAGKYRVERVLGRGGMGAVYAATHISFNKRVALKFLDREAARDEDSVARFHREAEAASAVESAHIVQIFDSGNHEGQPYLVMEHLSGEDLRTRLKRDGRVPVADAAHIAAQVLRALARAHAAGIVHRDLKPDNVYLCRRDDDPMFVKIVDFGISKIARQSATNNTLTRRGTVLGTAFYMSPEQAQAFKDIDGRSDLFSLGTILFEALAGKPPHTGEAYEAILINICTKDAPELRSVAPDVPETLSAVIAKALRRDRNERYQTATEFYEALANALPEQVRSAVSQISVRDPFASLPDSGASTRGPKTEEGTAVRTERTERRSQKLRTAVLVVTVALFAFAATVFAMRGSGGDADASVGARGGPAATPSHDVASTSTSPSGPITPPSASAAPSTSAPLASPAPQPRPVPRPLPGPTPGKPAPKPGPTGVATGLQLDTSGP; the protein is encoded by the coding sequence ATGACCGACGCTGGGGACATCGACGCGCTATTGGGCCAGACGATTGCGGGCAAGTACCGCGTCGAGCGCGTACTGGGCCGTGGCGGCATGGGAGCCGTCTACGCCGCCACGCACATCAGCTTCAACAAGCGCGTCGCCCTCAAGTTCCTGGACCGCGAAGCTGCGCGTGACGAAGACTCGGTCGCACGCTTTCACCGCGAGGCCGAAGCCGCCAGCGCTGTCGAAAGCGCACACATCGTGCAGATCTTCGACTCGGGTAATCACGAGGGCCAGCCCTACCTCGTGATGGAACACCTGTCCGGGGAAGACCTACGCACGCGCCTGAAGCGAGACGGGCGCGTTCCTGTGGCCGACGCGGCTCACATCGCGGCACAGGTGCTGCGGGCTCTGGCCCGTGCTCACGCGGCGGGCATCGTGCATCGCGACCTCAAGCCCGACAACGTGTACCTCTGCCGACGCGACGACGACCCGATGTTCGTGAAGATCGTCGACTTCGGCATCTCGAAGATCGCGCGGCAGAGCGCGACCAACAACACGCTGACGCGGCGAGGCACGGTGCTGGGCACCGCCTTCTACATGTCTCCGGAACAAGCGCAGGCCTTCAAGGACATCGATGGACGCAGCGATCTTTTCAGCCTGGGCACCATCTTGTTCGAAGCGTTGGCGGGCAAGCCTCCGCACACCGGCGAAGCCTACGAAGCGATTCTGATCAACATCTGCACCAAAGACGCCCCGGAGCTGCGCAGTGTGGCCCCCGACGTTCCGGAGACTCTGTCCGCGGTGATTGCCAAGGCCTTGCGCCGCGATCGGAACGAACGCTACCAAACGGCGACGGAGTTCTACGAGGCGCTCGCGAACGCCCTACCCGAGCAGGTCCGCAGCGCGGTCAGTCAGATCAGTGTGCGGGATCCCTTCGCCAGCCTGCCCGACAGCGGAGCCAGCACTCGCGGCCCAAAGACCGAAGAAGGCACCGCCGTGCGCACCGAACGCACCGAGCGACGCTCGCAGAAGCTGCGCACCGCAGTGCTCGTCGTCACCGTGGCCCTCTTTGCCTTCGCCGCAACGGTATTCGCCATGCGCGGCTCCGGCGGTGACGCCGACGCCAGCGTGGGCGCGAGGGGCGGTCCCGCTGCCACACCGAGCCACGACGTGGCCTCCACCAGCACCTCGCCGAGCGGCCCGATCACACCTCCCAGCGCCAGCGCGGCGCCGAGCACCAGCGCGCCCCTGGCGTCCCCGGCGCCGCAACCACGCCCCGTTCCGCGCCCGCTTCCGGGACCCACGCCGGGCAAGCCGGCCCCGAAGCCCGGACCGACGGGCGTGGCCACCGGGCTTCAGCTCGATACTTCCGGCCCCTAG
- a CDS encoding ABC transporter ATP-binding protein: MTALIEIDQVSKDYSTGPEVVHALRDVSFQISPGELVAIVGASGSGKSTLMNILGCLDRPTRGRYALAGIDLGERSADERAIVRNRMIGFVFQGFNLLPRTSALENVELPLVYRGVGRRERRRRAERALGAVGLGDRIGHTPAQLSGGQQQRVAIARALVTDPPLLLADEPTGNLDSKTSYEVLSLLQRLAREMQITVLIVTHEADIAACTDRQLTFRDGRLVEDVRNTAPHDALELMRALEAQGSAAQ; encoded by the coding sequence ATGACCGCGCTCATCGAGATCGACCAAGTCAGCAAGGACTACTCCACGGGGCCGGAAGTAGTGCACGCGCTGCGCGACGTGAGCTTCCAGATCTCACCGGGGGAGCTGGTCGCGATCGTGGGTGCCAGCGGATCGGGCAAGAGCACGTTGATGAACATCCTGGGTTGCCTCGACCGCCCCACTCGAGGTCGCTACGCCCTGGCGGGCATCGACCTGGGCGAGCGCAGCGCCGATGAGCGCGCCATCGTGCGCAACCGCATGATCGGCTTCGTTTTTCAAGGATTCAATCTGTTGCCGCGCACGAGCGCGCTGGAGAACGTCGAGCTTCCCCTCGTCTATCGCGGCGTGGGGCGGCGCGAGCGTCGGCGTCGCGCCGAGCGCGCCCTCGGCGCCGTGGGACTCGGTGATCGGATCGGGCACACGCCAGCGCAACTGTCGGGGGGACAGCAGCAGCGCGTGGCGATCGCGCGCGCCCTGGTCACCGATCCCCCGCTGCTGTTGGCGGACGAACCCACCGGCAACCTCGACTCCAAGACCAGCTACGAGGTGCTTTCGCTGCTGCAACGGCTAGCGCGCGAGATGCAGATCACCGTGCTGATCGTCACCCACGAGGCGGACATTGCGGCGTGCACGGATCGCCAGCTCACTTTTCGTGACGGTCGCTTGGTGGAGGACGTCAGGAACACTGCCCCGCACGACGCCCTGGAACTGATGCGAGCCCTGGAGGCCCAGGGGAGCGCGGCCCAATGA
- a CDS encoding ABC transporter permease, protein MTLLLSALRMASQALTRATVRSLLTSLGILIGIAAVVIVTALGTGARQSVTDQIESLGSNLIFVFYQPVAKSGARGALGSGAGLSDRDAAAMQREATALDKVTVYSDVRAQVVSEYGNAKIQVVGADGNYFDVRNFSVERGRVFTPSEEQVKAKVCLIGQTAVEKLFGNVDPVGRFLRVGKYPFRVVGTLKSKGQSPFEDQDDRIIMPIGSWRARVAATRGDRAQLVMATAKTAEGVPQAVRQIDAILRQRRGFDEGEEPDYRIRTQAEFQKTQEMIFGILTVLLLSVAAISLFVGGVGVMNIMLVSVTERTREIGIRMAIGAKRMDIQLQFLAESVLITATGGTLGVLLAAVAIHYLQAPLGFAMALDSQAVIVAVVTSLVVGLAFGFWPAWRAAKLDPIEALRHE, encoded by the coding sequence ATGACGCTGCTCTTGTCGGCGCTGCGTATGGCGTCCCAGGCGCTGACGCGGGCGACAGTTCGGTCTTTGCTCACCAGCCTCGGCATCTTGATCGGGATTGCCGCAGTCGTGATCGTGACCGCCCTGGGCACGGGCGCGCGCCAGAGCGTCACCGACCAAATCGAGAGCTTGGGGTCCAACCTGATCTTCGTCTTCTACCAACCCGTCGCCAAGAGCGGCGCGCGCGGCGCCTTGGGCAGCGGCGCGGGGCTCTCGGATCGCGATGCCGCCGCGATGCAGCGGGAAGCCACCGCCTTGGACAAGGTCACGGTCTATTCCGACGTTCGCGCGCAGGTGGTCAGCGAGTACGGCAACGCCAAGATCCAGGTCGTCGGCGCCGACGGCAACTACTTCGACGTGCGTAACTTCTCGGTGGAACGCGGACGAGTCTTCACCCCCAGCGAAGAACAGGTCAAAGCCAAGGTTTGCCTGATCGGGCAGACGGCGGTGGAGAAGCTGTTCGGCAACGTCGATCCCGTTGGACGTTTTCTGCGTGTGGGCAAGTACCCCTTCCGCGTCGTCGGGACCTTGAAGTCGAAGGGGCAGAGTCCCTTCGAAGATCAGGACGACCGCATCATCATGCCCATCGGTTCCTGGCGTGCCCGTGTCGCCGCCACGCGGGGCGACCGCGCTCAGCTGGTGATGGCGACGGCGAAGACGGCGGAGGGTGTGCCGCAAGCCGTGCGGCAGATCGACGCCATCTTGCGCCAGCGCCGCGGGTTCGACGAAGGCGAGGAGCCCGACTATCGGATTCGAACCCAGGCCGAGTTCCAGAAGACTCAGGAGATGATCTTCGGCATTCTGACGGTCCTGCTGCTGAGCGTCGCTGCCATCTCCTTGTTCGTGGGCGGAGTCGGCGTGATGAACATCATGCTGGTGAGCGTGACCGAGCGCACGCGCGAGATCGGCATACGGATGGCGATCGGCGCCAAACGCATGGACATTCAGCTGCAGTTCTTGGCCGAATCCGTGCTGATCACCGCGACGGGTGGCACCTTGGGGGTGCTGCTGGCGGCAGTGGCGATTCACTACTTGCAGGCGCCCCTCGGTTTCGCCATGGCGCTGGATTCCCAAGCCGTGATCGTCGCCGTCGTGACCAGCCTGGTGGTCGGCCTGGCCTTCGGGTTCTGGCCCGCCTGGCGCGCGGCCAAGCTCGACCCGATCGAGGCGCTGCGCCATGAATAG
- a CDS encoding sigma-70 family RNA polymerase sigma factor, translating into MAQETDRQLVDRARGGDAEAFGVLVRRHQKRVYRLAVHLLKDGAEAEDVAQETFVRAYRALDRFDGRSEPFTWIYRIAVNLSLNAIRSRKTRRAGPSPDDPRIEAVLVDDRPSTGNPHSAASDRELAVALAAGIDALSETLRTTLVMVVIDGMSHAEAAEVLGCPEGTVAWRIHEARRKLKQHMAESGHAVAEEDE; encoded by the coding sequence ATGGCCCAAGAGACCGATCGTCAGCTGGTGGACCGAGCCCGTGGGGGCGACGCGGAGGCATTTGGCGTCCTGGTGCGACGTCACCAGAAGCGGGTGTACCGCCTGGCCGTTCACCTGCTCAAAGATGGTGCCGAAGCCGAAGACGTCGCCCAAGAGACCTTCGTCCGCGCCTATCGAGCGCTCGATCGCTTCGATGGACGCAGCGAGCCCTTCACTTGGATCTACCGAATTGCCGTGAACCTGTCCCTCAACGCCATTCGCTCGCGCAAGACGCGACGAGCCGGTCCCAGCCCCGACGATCCGCGCATCGAGGCCGTGCTGGTGGATGATCGGCCCTCGACGGGCAACCCCCACAGCGCCGCTTCGGACCGCGAGTTGGCCGTCGCGTTGGCTGCGGGCATCGACGCACTGAGTGAAACCCTGCGCACGACTCTGGTCATGGTGGTGATCGACGGCATGTCCCACGCCGAAGCAGCCGAAGTCCTTGGCTGCCCTGAAGGAACCGTCGCCTGGCGCATCCACGAGGCGCGGCGCAAACTCAAGCAGCACATGGCCGAAAGCGGCCACGCTGTGGCGGAGGAAGACGAATGA
- a CDS encoding efflux RND transporter periplasmic adaptor subunit, whose translation MAQSVENGSPPGLVSDAARDLKRELARQGGRKWLRRGLIVAVLIGIVAGVMYWRQATAPPPPPRFLTEALEVRDIVEQVQSTGSVRPVTEVQVGAQVSGRVVKVHADFNSTVKKGDLLAEIDPSLLGAQVSQSGAQLQAAKASLSRAEARLATAKITLGRMKSLNKEGIASSAELDQAQGDSDIAVADVAAARAQISQLNAQLKSARTTLAYTRIYSPIDGIVVDRQVEPGQTVAASFSAPVLFVIAQDLSKMQVLADIDEADVGRLKEKMKADVVVDAFPGQTFSGQVTQIRYAPNNVQGVVTYSAVVDVDNPELKLRPGMTATVTVKTKQETQVLAVKNAALRFRPLPEMDDEGKPKKEKPPPPLEHGQGRVYLVSGAAGAETIEPRVVKTGFTDGVWTVLEDKTLSLGTQVVVEQREEKKRKRFGVF comes from the coding sequence ATGGCCCAATCCGTCGAAAACGGCAGTCCTCCCGGCCTGGTGTCGGACGCGGCCCGAGATCTCAAGCGCGAGCTCGCCCGTCAGGGGGGACGCAAATGGTTGCGCCGCGGTCTGATCGTGGCGGTGCTGATCGGAATCGTTGCCGGCGTCATGTACTGGCGACAAGCGACGGCACCACCGCCGCCACCGCGTTTCCTGACCGAGGCCCTCGAGGTGAGGGACATCGTGGAGCAGGTGCAGTCGACGGGCAGCGTGCGACCCGTCACGGAAGTGCAAGTCGGTGCGCAGGTCTCCGGCCGCGTGGTGAAGGTTCACGCCGACTTCAACAGCACGGTGAAGAAGGGCGACCTACTCGCAGAGATCGATCCCAGCTTGCTGGGCGCCCAAGTGAGTCAATCCGGCGCACAGCTCCAGGCTGCGAAGGCGAGTCTGTCGCGCGCCGAGGCTCGCTTGGCGACCGCCAAGATCACCCTGGGCCGCATGAAGAGTCTGAACAAGGAGGGCATCGCGTCTTCGGCGGAGCTGGATCAGGCGCAGGGTGACAGCGACATCGCCGTTGCCGACGTCGCTGCTGCGCGCGCACAGATCTCGCAGCTGAACGCGCAGCTGAAGAGCGCACGCACGACTCTGGCGTACACCCGCATCTACTCGCCCATCGACGGTATCGTGGTCGACCGCCAGGTGGAGCCGGGGCAGACCGTCGCGGCGAGCTTCTCTGCGCCCGTGCTCTTCGTGATCGCGCAAGATTTGAGCAAGATGCAGGTCCTGGCAGACATCGACGAAGCGGACGTCGGACGCCTCAAAGAGAAAATGAAGGCCGACGTGGTGGTCGATGCCTTCCCGGGGCAGACCTTCTCCGGCCAGGTCACGCAGATTCGCTATGCGCCCAACAACGTGCAGGGCGTGGTGACGTACTCGGCGGTGGTCGACGTGGACAATCCCGAGCTGAAGCTGCGTCCCGGCATGACCGCGACGGTTACGGTCAAGACCAAGCAAGAGACCCAGGTGCTGGCAGTGAAGAATGCCGCCCTGCGTTTTCGGCCACTGCCGGAGATGGACGACGAGGGCAAGCCGAAGAAGGAAAAGCCACCGCCTCCCCTGGAGCACGGTCAAGGGCGAGTGTATCTCGTCAGCGGCGCCGCGGGCGCGGAGACGATCGAGCCGCGCGTGGTGAAGACCGGTTTCACCGATGGCGTCTGGACGGTGCTGGAGGACAAGACCTTGTCGCTCGGCACGCAAGTCGTCGTCGAGCAGCGCGAAGAGAAGAAGCGCAAGCGCTTCGGCGTGTTCTAG
- the rpsT gene encoding 30S ribosomal protein S20 codes for MANHASAEKRNRQRLVRAERNRAIRSSLRTAVKKARTAIEQGDKAAAIPLVSSAEKALSRAVSKGVLPKNTGSRTTSRIKTALAKLG; via the coding sequence ATGGCCAATCACGCTTCCGCCGAAAAACGTAACCGTCAGCGCTTGGTTCGCGCCGAGCGCAATCGCGCAATTCGCAGCTCGCTTCGCACCGCCGTCAAGAAGGCGCGCACCGCCATCGAGCAGGGCGACAAGGCCGCGGCAATCCCGCTGGTGTCGAGCGCGGAGAAGGCGCTGTCCCGGGCGGTTTCGAAGGGCGTGTTGCCGAAGAACACCGGCTCTCGCACCACTTCCCGCATCAAGACTGCCCTCGCCAAACTCGGCTGA